The Cryomorphaceae bacterium 1068 genome includes a region encoding these proteins:
- a CDS encoding group III truncated hemoglobin: protein MKTLTSREDIANLVHSFYAKIRTDDMLGSVFNRHIAEDEWPAHLSKLTDFWEMKLLGGTNFQGSPTRKHIEVDQASGHTISQDHFAQWLRLWHETIDESFTGALAERAKRQSRKMATGQYIGIWQSRQ from the coding sequence ATGAAAACTCTGACTTCACGAGAAGATATCGCCAACCTCGTTCATTCGTTTTATGCGAAAATTAGAACAGACGACATGCTCGGATCAGTATTCAACCGACACATCGCTGAAGATGAATGGCCCGCTCACCTATCCAAACTCACCGATTTCTGGGAAATGAAGCTTTTGGGTGGCACCAATTTTCAAGGCAGTCCCACCCGCAAACACATCGAAGTTGATCAAGCTTCGGGGCATACCATCTCTCAAGATCACTTTGCTCAGTGGCTTCGCCTTTGGCATGAAACCATCGACGAATCGTTTACTGGCGCGCTGGCCGAACGCGCAAAAAGGCAGTCCCGAAAAATGGCGACGGGTCAGTATATTGGGATTTGGCAGAGTAGGCAATGA